From the genome of Apostichopus japonicus isolate 1M-3 chromosome 17, ASM3797524v1, whole genome shotgun sequence:
tctgaCTTGACAGAAAAGAAACAGGACCCCTGTTAATTTTTTGTCAGTCATTAAATTATTCAGGACTTTGTAGTCTGTGTATGACATGGTTTTGGGTATAAAAAACCTACAGGTTGTGTGTACAGGTGTTATCAAATGTAATTGTGTGGTTGACAGGTAGTAATACATTCAGTATATCATAGCAGAAATGCTATGCTGAGAGATGAAGAAAAAGCAATCTATGCAAGTGGAAAGATACATAATTTGACTTCTCGAGTTAGTAgaaattgttcattttttaaAGGCTACTATTATTCTAATATtgaattttaaaattgtaaaaagtATTTCCCAGATACATTTGCAGAATGACAAAAATccaaattcataaaaaaagtCCTTTCAATTGTTGTattaattattttccttttttttttattttcctttttttatatttttttttaatttgaagtttTTGAACAGCAAATGTTGTAAAGggatttatattttcaaaaagcTGTCTGAGAGTTCTTTTCAatagttttctttatttttcctaTTCCTTCgtcctcctcttcccccccccccacacagtGAATCGTCTACTGGCAGAGCTGTCTACCCTCAATTTGAATCTACCTGCTCGCCTCTGGTTACCCTCCCATTACCAGGAGGAGTACCACATGGTCAGGATACCACCATTCGCTGGCGTTGTGCTTAATTCCAAAGACAAGGTAATTTAACCCATTCATACATGCATGTGATCTCAAGGTCAAGCCGATTGTTCAAGGTGAAGGAGAGAACTGGGATTCTAGAAGTGCTCTCTCATCTTAGTTTCTAGCTAGTTTTAAGAACCACAAGATAGTTTTATTAAGGGTACAAATCTTGTACACCGTAGACCTGATGTGGAAATACAAGAGCCCGCTATTTTCTTCTTGTGATTAAAATTCCATAATGCAGAACTGCTATACAAGTACAAGCAAGCTATAGTGTCTATTGGGAGAGAATGGAAAAActaaagatgggggggggggggagattggGTGAGGCTGTCAGTGGTAGGGATGGTGCCTGGAAGGTAAAGAGAAGGAAGGCAAGTGGGGATACCTTCATGGATTTATAAATATTCCATATGCCGACAGATTTATTATGTCACCCAGGAAAATGCAATTTTCATCGTTCTAGACATTTACATCATTCTTCACTGTTACCCCTCTGCTACTGTTTTCCTTCCATCTACATTTTTTCTATCTCCCCCCACTCCCCAATCCCCTAAATCATTTTCCTTCCAAATCCTCAAGTTTTGTTTCAAATCCAACAAAAACATGTAATCTTCACCTCAAATCATCGTCATTCCTAACGTCCTCTTTATTGAAATTTTAACCAAGTAGAAACGGACTGAAAGTACCGTCATTCTCAAATATCGAAATTTAAGTTGATCTGGGTACCATCTGTCGACGGAGAAATAATCTGTCTGTtttctctcaatttttttttttctatttttttacgTCCAGGTTCCTTACCTGATTTATGTGGAAGTGTTAACGTGTGAAGATAAGCACACATCACCCCTTCCCCAGAAGGTATTGGAGAACACTTTACGGCATACGAAGTCGGAGGAAAACCTTCAAGACATGTACTTGGTCAAAGAGAGCTCGCACACTCCGCCGGGAGGATTCTCTGTCTACTACCACAACGATTCAGACCACGAGGTCTGGTCCCAGGAAGACGATGAAATATTGCAAGTGAGTCATTCTTTGGAAGATTCTTCTCCCCGCCCAAACCTCCCAGGTACCTTTAATTCTACATTaccaaaaaaataatttgacaTGAATTGGTGTATCGTCTATGTTATGGATATACCTCCACCCTATTCCTTACTTTCCCCTTTCCCTCTCATTTGACCCATCTCATACGGACCCCGTCTCATCCCATCCCTTCTCATCTCAttccctctccttcccctctcATCCCTTCCCATACCCACCCATCCCACTTTCCCTCTCTTGTCTCCCCCTCTGTCACAGGAACCCCTCCTAATTTTCAGACTCTGCCTACCCTAGCCACAGACAGGTGACAATACTGCTGTTTATCTGGTTCTAATTCGGTTAGAATTCTGGTGTAACATTTTGCATATCACACCTTTCTCACTTCCTTGCATGGCAGCTACAGTAAGGCACCCTCAGTATGCTGCTAGGTGTGTCCTATTTTTATAGCAACACTGTATGCGATTAACTTCCTCCTTGAAATATTATCTCAGGGAAACTCTTCATCCATTGACGCATGCATAACAAAGTGACCTGCAAACCCGATCAACTTGCAAACAGAGATCTGAAAATTGTACAGCAGTGTCCGTACCTAACAAAATACGAAAAACGTGAAAATTActatgcaaaatttgaaaactaaattattttGTGTATAATATTATAACAATATTCGAGCGCTTTGTACCAGCGAtaggtttcaaagcgctttGCAGACGcaatattacccctggtcaatcataacctgtcccagacacAATCCCTCCAGCTGCAGTTACATACTGCActcaatgacaagttacctcacaggtacccatttaagaGAAGCAAAatataaagcatcttgcccaaggacacaacgtaatgaactaggcaggaatcgaaccagcaatccttgtaTCACATGTCTGACGCCCaatagccaattggccaccacttTGTTTAATATTCTTCTTCTGTGATTTTTCAACAGCAATACCAGTATTGCAACCGATCCAGCTCCAGTGATTCTATCTCGCAGTTCTCCCACGACAGCACCGCCAGTTCGGACAGCCGAGACCCGGTCTACATCCATGCTGGAGACATCAAACGACGGCTCACCGAGTATCTCACCAAACCCACCGGCGCATTCAAGGTAAGAATGCAAagtatgttaataataataatacgtaaTACCCTATATAGCGCCTCCCAGAAATCTTGAAGCGCTGTACAatgaaaaataagtaaaaaggaaCATAAACAGTTAAACCAGGCTAAGAAATATAATGACAGTTTAAAAACAGCTAAAAAGGTACGTCTTCATATCTGTCTTAAAACAATTAAGATTAGGTGTTCTACGGATGTTTGTTGGCAAATTGTTCCAGACTTCCAGTTGCGTGGAGAGTTGCCAAAAACGAAAAGCAACATTCGTGATGTTGAATGGATGGACGGGCTATGGAATATTCACATTTGTGAAACTCTCCTTAgctagttgtttttattttgattgatttttgaTAATTGATTTACTGTCTTGATTTGTGTAATACTTTGGTACCAGCTTTGCTCAAATTGTTGAGGAGCCATTGTTAACCAAACAACACAAGGCATTATATGATACACAGTTATTGATGATATTGATTTTAAccctttcatttttttaatcaaaGCGTGACCCAGAGGACCCATCGGCTGCCGCCCTCAAGGAGCCCTGGGAGGAGAAGACCAACAGAATACGACAATCCTCTCCCTATGGCCATCTACCAAACTGGAAGCTGCTCTGCGTCATCGTCAAGTGTGGGGACGACCTCAGGCAGGAGCAACTAGCCTACCAGTTTCTGAAACAGATGCAGGTTAGTAtgtgatgtcaaaggtcaaatataTGTCTGTAGGACGGAGGGATGAGCTTGGAGGGATAGGAAGTAGTTTGGATGCTTGGGAGGAGGGTGGAatgggggtggaagggggggcaGACATGCGGTATGTGCAACTACACTAACAGGTCACAATGGTTGAAACAGATGCAGGTTAGTGTGATGTCACAGGTCAAATAAATGTCTGTAGGTAGGAGTGACAAGTTTCAAGGAGAATGTAGTTATTTGCATGCTaagatgggtgggggggggggggagaatggatggatggagggcgAATAAAATGTAATGTTGACTCATAATGCAAAATGACAGGAAAGTTAAAGTACATGCAAATGCAAAATATAGAAgtgaaatatgttttaaaaagtaGTGTGGCTGCTGACAGGTGTCCCAAGAAAGAAATGGTTTTATAGGATAACACTGATCTAGGGATTAATAGCTCAGTTAGTAGCGCACAAAGGGTTTGTAATCCAGAGATCACTGACCGTTCAAATCCCATTCTAGCCAAGTAGTTCTTTCCTCTTGTCAAGTTTGGATTATAATTGCccagttttgtttttccttgttTATTTACTCacaataatgtaaacaaattattCCTCGATAAGCGATATTGCCCTCATGTACTCTCCTCATAGCGGGAGATGTCGCCACAGAGACATATCACTCCTGCAACTTATTCCAACTGTTTTGGTACGTTTAAAATTATACTTTGCAGAATATTTGGAAACAAGAGAGAGTCCCTCTGTGGGTGAAACCTTACAACATCGTGGTGACCTCGGACAACAGCGGTCTGATCGAACCCATCATCAACGCCGTATCCCTGCATCAGCTGAAGAAGAACAGCAAACTGTCGCTGCGAGAGTATTTCCATCGGGAGTTTGGAGGTCCTTGCTCCGAGGAATTTCTCACCGCCCAAAAGAACTTTGTGCAGAGCCTGGCAGCTTACTCTCTCGTTTGTTACTTAATACAAGTCAAAGACAGGTTTGTCCAAATGTTCATTGCTGTTTATGTTTTTACAGAGACGATCACTTTTTCTTTGGAAAGATTGACTAAAGTTGTGGCTAGAATGAGATTAAAATGCCAAGTGTGTTGTGGAAGATGGGATAGTCCTCATTTTAATGTCTGGGTTTTGTTTGagaatatatgtaaaataaaaacactAACTTCTCAAGTGAATGTGTATCATTTTTGCATGGTGCTTACAGGGCAAGTCACGCTGAACTGGCagtcccacttctgacaccaccAAACCAATAGGAGTGACGTCAAATTTGAAGTGTGTGTGTGACTTAAGCCAAACAAGGTCACACGTATTCATTTAACTGAATATTAATACATGACACCTACAATGATCTACGAGATATGATACAAAGATTCTGTGACAACATTGAAGTAGAGCATGAATGTAAAATACAAAGATTCTGTGACAACATTGAAACTTGTAGAGTATGAATGTAAAATAGAAAAATTCCATGACAACATTGAAGTAGAGCATGAATGTAAAATACAAAGATCCTGTGACAACATTGAAACTTGTAGAGTATGAATGTAAAATAGAAAAATTCCATGACAACATTGAAGTAGAGCATGAATGTAAAATACAAAGATCCTGTGACAACATTGAAACTTGTAGAGTATGAATGTAAAATAGAAAAGTTCCATGACAACACTGAAGTAGAGcatgaatgtaaaaaaaaaagaactctTCCAGCTAACCTGTGCCCCTAACTTGTACTCCCATTATTATTCTATAGTttacagttttcttttcaagtgATAACAATTTTTCGCAATTTTCTCATCTCTGAATGTAAACAGGCATAATGGCAACATTCTCTTGGACCCCGAAGGGCACATCATCCACATAGATTTTGGATTCATTCTCTCAGCATCTCCCAGAAACCTCGGATTTGAGACCTCTCACTTTAAGCTAACTGCAGAATTTGTAGAGGTGAGTTTACTGAATTATTCTGGAGGATTTTCAGGTCACTGGAATTATTTGATTTGGGCAAAAACCACATCCTTTATAGCatttttttgttacatttgtaaatgcatctggcaacagaagaATGGACGCTGTCATCCGggcattttggctgaaaatgtcCTTTTGTTTTCCTGATTACCTGTTCATCAgttatccacagaggaaaaattattaattaaaaaaaaaaaaaaaaacagatgaaaTTCTAAGAACAGCAAAATTTTACATCCTGAGAAAAAAATCCAGATCTATTAGTTTCCAAGGATAAATCAATAATaagattataatagcctaaGTCAAAGCTTTCGAAAAGGATTTTTCCACAATGGTCACAGAGGTCACCACAAACTGTAATCCAATTTCCTGGAATCCTTGAAGGTTAAGCCAGTCAAAGAAACGGTTAACATTTCATCAACTTTACCTCGAGTTAGGTgtaagatattgagatggaaggagggggggggttcaactagcagtgtggaatattttcctcAATATAAGTGTTCGCATTGTTTTGTGaccagaaaatccttttaaACCTGGTCGCACACCTACCTTCATTATAAACAAACGTAACAGTGCTACGCAGGcacaaattaaataaaaattactgATAGAAGGGATCGATGTGAAGAGAACAGCAGAGTTAATTAGTTGTTATATGTATTTAATTAATCACTGTCtataattaatttattgatgtttaGAGTTAATCATGTTCAATGAATAGGAATCATTAggtcacatgtatatatatatatatatatatatatatatatatatatacatacgtcAGTACTCAGTTTAGTTTTCCACATTGAGAGATACCAACCTTCCTTTGTTcttttttgttcatttcttgCAGGTCATGGGTGGTTATGGATGTGATATGTTTGAATACTACAAGATCCTTATGCTACAGGGACTTATAGCTGCCCGCAAACACATGGACAAACTGGTACAGGTGGTGGAAGTTATGCAAACAGGTTGGTCGATTGTTTGAATCAAGTATATCAATACCATTACTTCAAAGACGTGTGTAACCCTGTACCATCACAAAAACCTCTTTATGCCACAGTTgtccacctcccccctcccccttacccaTTAGCCCCTATGCTGTATAGAGAAGATCCTAAAGTTCTTTGTAACTTGCTCACATGTAACTAAATCCTAAGTATAGTAAAGTTTATGATATTACTTCTTCATTAACAGGCTTTTTTTATGTAAGTTAATGATCCACAAAGATCAGTTTTGtgtttaaaaatatttccaTTGCTACTACCCAAATGAGGGATTCATTGACAATATTTGTCAGTTTTACTTTTCCTTCCCTTAACAAGTTAGTTATTAGATACATTCTGTGGTGTTGGAAAAGGCAGCATATGTTTATCTGTTGACAAATGTTTCTTCTTTTCACCTTTCCGCCCTATACAAGTTATTTATCAGTTAGTGACATTTCTTAGTGTTTCACATAATGTTTTGCATACAGTAGGTTTTCCAACATTCGTTGGTGTCTTGCACAACTTGTTACAAGTTTCACATGGGTTGAAATTTGCAAGTCATGTCGTAAAGCAACTGGGAACAGCTCCATGCTGCCTAGGAACCCCGTATCTTGACTTTGGAAAGAATGTATGGCTAGATAGGGAGTTAAACCAGTGTTTTTTTGGTTACTACCAACTGAGCTTTCCAGCCCTTAGTAGGAGACAATGATCCTTTGTTACATTGGTATGCAGGTACTGTGTCTTCTAACTGgtgcccccccaccccacccggcctcccccagcaaagaaatggctatatTGGGATCATCACCAACTAAGGGTTGGATAGATCAGTTGGGAGAGGGCTGGGCTggtaacccagaggtcactggttggAATCACGTTCCAGCCccaatttctttgctctttttacCATTGTGTACAATTGTGTTCAGTTTTCCCTTATTCAGTTACTTTGTGTTCCTGACCTTGTGTTCCTGATATGACTTGAGATGGTCAGCATCGCTTTAATTACACCCTTCACTAGAATATGTCCGGGGGGCATTGTAGGAGTTTGACATTAATGTCAGCTGTTTAAACGTAGTTACAGTCTTTAAGCTACAATTGACATTTAAACATTACTCTAGCTGCCGTACGGCAATATTTAAGTCAGGTTTGGTAGAAGAGAAATGTAATGCTCAGTGATCATATGACTTTACCATGGTAACaatccttccttcctctccttgcAATCTCTCTATCTCCCTGATAGGTTCCCATCTTCCGTGTTTCCGTCAAGGAGCCAGCACCATCAAGGGTCTGAAGGAGCGGTTCCACATGAACCTGACCGAGGAACAGTTACAACTCTGGGTTCAACACATGGTAGAATCCAGTATGCACTCACTGACCACAAAACTCTACGACGGCATTCAGTACCTTACTAACggaatatttatatgaaagcgGATCGAACAATCAAACAATTGAATGATCAACATTCATGGCGGTAAAACTGGCCAACCAGACGGAAGGCGGGAGAGGACAACCTGCGCTGGTTACGTTTCCATAGAGATGCTTTTTTGTGCCGTGGCTTATTATTCATGAGAcctattaaatattcatgagattgATGGAAAGTTCCCCCGATGGTCCACACCCCCAGTCGGGACGCATCCATCTAGGGATCGTTCTTCTTTCATCGAGGATGTATGAGAATGACAAATGGAAATGCTCTTTCTGTAGGATATCTCTTTAGGATTATTCATGACTATGATAATTTAGGTGAAAACTTGTGTGGCTTGAAATGGAGGACCAACCTCGGCTGTGCAGGCTGTTTGCATACTGTGATTATGCAAGGTTGAAACTgggcaatgaatattcatttggaTGTGATCAAATATTCATGATGATAAGGTGTGCCCTGTGAGATGATGGAAAAAAACAGATGGAAACTCTGAGGACAAAGTTTGATCGTAACATTTAAAGCCGAAGAACGGAATGGTTCCTCTTGTGCAATGCAGTTGCATTTAGCCTATCACGGAGAGACCAACCCGATACATTTGACTTTGGAGAGGAGATATTAAAGTTATCATGTTTCTTTCCACGTTTCTGGTATGCCACTCGTAGAGgtctttgtcatatttgaaaaataacttgctATCATAATTAGCAAATATCAAATCTTTTCCTTTGTAAAATTAATTCAGTAATCTTTAGGTATTTGAGAGGGTGGAATGAATCTTTTTTGCAATCCAATTTGAGTTTTGAACTTCTCTGAAGGGATTATTGTAGGCAGGAGTTAAGTGTTTGGTGTGTCATAGTGTCATTATCCAATAAAAGCAAAGGAATGTTTAGGTTCAGTTTATTGTTTCTATACCTACTTTGGTTTGAGAGATATATTCATGTCTGGATTGACTCAATATATAAAAACGTATTTACGGTGATGAATAGGTGGGACCTCTCGGCCTGACGTTTCGTTAATGTTGACCATAATCAAGTGTAGTAACTTACTAATTTATcaatatgaattaattaataataactaGTTAATAATATActagaaaaaaaagtaagaaaaaaaaagcaagtaTCCCCAAAACTTTTTCTAGAATGATCTAAAAGATGACAGGTTATCCAAGAAAAATAATTCATTATGACTATCAATGTTACTAACATGTACTACTCTATGAAGAATAATACAGGCAGTGTGTTTTATTTTCTAGGTTTTGGTTTGCTATTTAGAATCCATTTTGGTCTACCAGACTAGGTAAAACAGCCAGCCACTTTGATTAATGTGCCATCAATATTTCAGAGGATCATTCCccaagtttaaaaaaattggtATTGAATTGTAACCTGCACTGATAGAATTTTCCATTTCATGATCTTTACTTTGATATCGTAACACTCATGTTTTCTTGCGTAGTAAATTTATCCTCTAAGCTACGTTATGACAGTAAGAGACAACTGCCATCTAAAACTTTTGTGCAATTAAAACTTAAACAATAGTTTTTTGTAGAAGATAGATGTCAGCCCAAGCTGAAAAGgttcaatatcactttttttcttctttttgtgtCATCATATTGATCGTCAGACCATTCAGAACTCTCCGACAGTAGATGTCATTACGTAACAGTCGGTCGGTGAAATTTACAtaaatgttaaatttacataaatatgaattttacattaatgtaaaatttacaTAAATGTGAAATTTACATAAATGTAAAATTTACATAATTGTGAAATTTACATAAATGTGAAATGCCAGTGATAAGAGAGAGAGTAGTCATTGTCAATCAGTGCATTTCTTTACAGTTAGTTTTTCATAGTTGTTTAATAACAATGTTTTTTGTTACAGGGTCCAGTAAATCTTAATTCATCATTTCatgatatataaattattttttctGTGGAATGCATCTGTTGACTATTAAAACCACATCTAATATGTAAGGCTCTCTGTCAAAAGTAATATATGGAGAaggctgcagccaggctgcttATATAGGACATCATATCTTGTGCCATGCAGTATCACACAATACGCACAGCAGCTTCACACAACATATCGGCACTGCTGGTCTGTTGAGCTTATCTCTATGGTTTGTTATTGATGCAGCTTTGCTGGTCTGCTGAGATAATCTCTATGGTTTGTTATTGATGCAGCCTTGCTGGTCTGCTGAGATAATCTCTATGGTTTGTTATTGATGCAGCCTTGCTGGTCTGCTGAGATAATCTCTATGGTTTGTTATTGATGCAGCCTTGCTGGTCTGCTGAGATAATCTCTATGGTTTGTTATTGATGCAGCCTTGCTGGTCTGCTGAGATAATCTCTCTCTGGTTTGTTATATGGTTTGCTATAtggtttgttattatgcagccttgctgcagaGGGAGTGTGCAGCTGCTGCAGCCTCTTCTGTTTTCAGTTTTCTTCATCTGTCTCACTCCTGTATCCAAATATTTATATGTTGATAAATACTTTAATGACATACGTAGACATTCTCTCAGGCATCTTCTGTTGAACATATTCGGCAATCAATAAAtgcaatcgattgatcagtcTGTTCGAATACAGCATCAATCGAGAAATGCAGTAGATCGATCAGTCACTATATTATCCATTTCTATAAGAATACTTCTTAAAACTGCATACTGATTGTATGAAATAGAACTGGCTCCCTTGaccattattaaaaaaaatcaataaaaaaaaatcaatctgaTATTAAAGTAAGAATTAAAGACAGTCTCATGTGAGTTGTCAACTCTTCTAGAAGCCCCTTCCCTCCCCGCACCTTAATTTACTGGTATCAAATAAATCACATGTAACTGGACCAACAAATTTCAATGAATTGAAAGCGGATATTTGGAGGTTATTTAGGTACAGTGTTAGGTGTTCAATTCTGTTTggatgtttaaaaaaaaaaccgtcgTAAATGCATTAGAATTTGCCTGACTACTGAAGTTCCATAGTATAATGAATGCAAAATTTAAGAATTAAAAGCATTTTCCAAATCTgctgaaaaaaagttaataacaatatttgtaATACATATTTGACTTAATACAAAGAGACCAGATTGGATGCcctctttgggggggggggggggctcattGGGTTGTCTCTTGTCATCCACTTGTCTTTAAGagacaatgtaaagaaaaagtAATTGAATTGTTCTGTTAACTAaatcatttataaaaaaaaaaaaataggttttCTTTAGGGATGGTCAATCTTCAACCTTGTTTTTTagttattctttatttcttaaaataaaaatgacacCTGCTACCTGATTTTTCATATTAATCTATGCAAATTTCACTTTTGTTCAGACATATCCATGAGATGCATTATTTATGGTGTAACTtggtttgaaaaaaagaaatttggggatttttttttggggggggggttaagggaTCACCTGTAAGTCCTTTAAATAACTTGCTTTCATGTTgtctgtcaataaacaaatgttTTGCTGAAAACAGTTGGCCATAAAGAAAATGCTAGCAAATCTTGGTTTTATAGCAGACATCTGAAAGGCTAGTATTGGTAGTGGAACATCACATCTCTCTTGTGGTTTGGAAATCGAACCTATTCATTTTGCAAATTCTATTCGTTAAATTTTGGATCAgaagtgatattttgtaaaatgttcTGTTTAATTAAAATTCTTTAAAGAATTGATTTCAGTCAGATGCACATGACATGAGCATCAACGGTGAAGTGTTTCAATTCTCATTAATATGGATATTCATAACTTCATGTGGTAAAGACACACACCCAGTTGGGAGAATTTTTGTCATGGTAATACCACTCAATACTGTCTTCTCATATCTGCTTctaagcactcgtactgacagtatgaacagttcctaatcttttATCttattctaatgctaataccactctatactgtcctctcatatcatgctttaaagcactcatactgacag
Proteins encoded in this window:
- the LOC139954769 gene encoding phosphatidylinositol 4-kinase beta-like isoform X2, translating into MPELAEVIHPYLIHRCRSSIDFSLQTVWLLEAYTNSSGVPSRKLTRGSKLKKAILSEELRPGKNKKQNEMTVPLSVMSPTKRTHLRSRSDATGAFVANQIIRRANSSPGPTTLGDLLSGRAFDNGCSCFETTANVLNEMKGNKLEPSKCTCQNPRLASELEFVRALMIIGKKLAQFPTRELRMNRLLAELSTLNLNLPARLWLPSHYQEEYHMVRIPPFAGVVLNSKDKVPYLIYVEVLTCEDKHTSPLPQKVLENTLRHTKSEENLQDMYLVKESSHTPPGGFSVYYHNDSDHEVWSQEDDEILQQYQYCNRSSSSDSISQFSHDSTASSDSRDPVYIHAGDIKRRLTEYLTKPTGAFKRDPEDPSAAALKEPWEEKTNRIRQSSPYGHLPNWKLLCVIVKCGDDLRQEQLAYQFLKQMQNIWKQERVPLWVKPYNIVVTSDNSGLIEPIINAVSLHQLKKNSKLSLREYFHREFGGPCSEEFLTAQKNFVQSLAAYSLVCYLIQVKDRHNGNILLDPEGHIIHIDFGFILSASPRNLGFETSHFKLTAEFVEVMGGYGCDMFEYYKILMLQGLIAARKHMDKLVQVVEVMQTGSHLPCFRQGASTIKGLKERFHMNLTEEQLQLWVQHMVESSMHSLTTKLYDGIQYLTNGIFI
- the LOC139954769 gene encoding phosphatidylinositol 4-kinase beta-like isoform X1, which translates into the protein MEAVVSSFAIKTRVRRKVTPAVGLIPRMKAPQKETREDAHCSSASDGEGSVHSESSHSISSVGSGHIESFVGIHIISELNLPESPITVQSPNRTKGSQEPRVALDPARYSMSLNLPEDNCIREEDEDRVEEENKCPPKEDEEGVELNGFVTEKLPPPKESLLLRLFESKLLDASIAITHLYKSKEPGVQSYIANKLFSLEEEDFDFYLPQVLNMYVHMPELAEVIHPYLIHRCRSSIDFSLQTVWLLEAYTNSSGVPSRKLTRGSKLKKAILSEELRPGKNKKQNEMTVPLSVMSPTKRTHLRSRSDATGAFVANQIIRRANSSPGPTTLGDLLSGRAFDNGCSCFETTANVLNEMKGNKLEPSKCTCQNPRLASELEFVRALMIIGKKLAQFPTRELRMNRLLAELSTLNLNLPARLWLPSHYQEEYHMVRIPPFAGVVLNSKDKVPYLIYVEVLTCEDKHTSPLPQKVLENTLRHTKSEENLQDMYLVKESSHTPPGGFSVYYHNDSDHEVWSQEDDEILQQYQYCNRSSSSDSISQFSHDSTASSDSRDPVYIHAGDIKRRLTEYLTKPTGAFKRDPEDPSAAALKEPWEEKTNRIRQSSPYGHLPNWKLLCVIVKCGDDLRQEQLAYQFLKQMQNIWKQERVPLWVKPYNIVVTSDNSGLIEPIINAVSLHQLKKNSKLSLREYFHREFGGPCSEEFLTAQKNFVQSLAAYSLVCYLIQVKDRHNGNILLDPEGHIIHIDFGFILSASPRNLGFETSHFKLTAEFVEVMGGYGCDMFEYYKILMLQGLIAARKHMDKLVQVVEVMQTGSHLPCFRQGASTIKGLKERFHMNLTEEQLQLWVQHMVESSMHSLTTKLYDGIQYLTNGIFI